CATCGAGGCGCGGACGGCGACGCTCGACGAACCCGACCACGGCCTCACGCCCGACGTCCTCGACGACACGGACGTCCTCACGTGGTGGGGCCACCGCGCCCACGACGAGGTGCGTGACGACGTGGTCGAGCGGGTCTGCGACCGCGTCCGCGATGGCATGGGGCTGGTCGTCCTGCACTCGGGGCACTACGCCAAACCCTTCCGACGGCTCATGGGTACCTCCTGCGCGCTGAAGTGGCGCGAGGCCGGCGAGCGCGAACGGTTGTGGACCGTCGAGCCAGGCCACCCGATCGCCGCCGGCGTCGACGAGTCGATCGTCGTCCCGCGCGCGGAGATGTACGGCGAGCGATTCGACGTCCCCGCGCCCGACGAACTCGTCTTTCTCTCGTGGTTCGAGGGCGGCGAGGTCTTTCGAAGTGGCTGCTGCTACACGAGGGGCAAGGGACGGATCTTCTACTTCCGGCCGGGCCACGAGACGTATCCCATCTACTACCAGGAGGAGATCAGGCGCGTGCTCGCCAACGCCGTCGACTGGGCCGCGCCGACGGGAGGACCGACGCCGCGGTTCGAGCCGTCGGAGCCCGTCGAGGGGCTCGGCGGCGAGCACGACTGACGCCACGGCCGCTCACAACGGGGTTTCGGGCGGCTCCCCGGCGAGCGTCGCGAACACCATCTCCGTGAACAGGTCGGCGTCGACCGACTCGACGACGGTCGCGTTCGCCGGCTCGTCGAGGACGCCATTCACGTCGACGAGGCTGTACCCCCGCGTGAGCCCCTCGCGCTCGTCGACGTCGACGTGGTATCTCCCCTGAGAGTCGACGATCTCGGGTGCGAGCAGACACGCCGCCGCGAGCGAGTCGGGGAGCGTCAC
This Salinigranum marinum DNA region includes the following protein-coding sequences:
- a CDS encoding ThuA domain-containing protein, whose protein sequence is MTTSPTVTVWNEYRHERDSDAVAEVYPDGIHAAIAAGLADHGIEARTATLDEPDHGLTPDVLDDTDVLTWWGHRAHDEVRDDVVERVCDRVRDGMGLVVLHSGHYAKPFRRLMGTSCALKWREAGERERLWTVEPGHPIAAGVDESIVVPRAEMYGERFDVPAPDELVFLSWFEGGEVFRSGCCYTRGKGRIFYFRPGHETYPIYYQEEIRRVLANAVDWAAPTGGPTPRFEPSEPVEGLGGEHD